From Cucumis melo cultivar AY chromosome 1, USDA_Cmelo_AY_1.0, whole genome shotgun sequence, a single genomic window includes:
- the LOC103492630 gene encoding pentatricopeptide repeat-containing protein At3g22470, mitochondrial-like, protein MASTSQIPIFLRNCKTGNITAIQAFHFFDLMVRSYPISPVSSFNRLLGGLAKINHYSQLFSLYNKMCLAGLSPSVVTLNILVNCLCNVNRVSEALAALAGILRRGYIPDIVTYNTLIKGLCMEHRISEATRLFLRMQKLGCTPNVVTYGTLIKGLCQTGNVNIALKLHQEMLNDTSQYGINCKPNVISYSIIIDGLCKVGREDEAKETFEEMKAQGMVPNVISYSSLIHGFCCAGKWEESKQLFDEMVDQGVQPNKVTFSVLIDTLCKEGKVIEAKKLLELMIESGIVPNVFTYNSLLKGFCMVGDLNSARELFVSMPSKGCEPDVISYTVLINGYCKTLKVEEAMKLYNEMLLVGKRPNVITYGALLTGLFLAGKVGDAKKLFSAMKAHGIAENSCIYSIFLDGLCKNGCLFEAMELFTKLKSYNFKLEIETYSCLIDGLCKAGKLETAWELFEKLSQEGLQPNVVTYNIMISGFCKAGLVDKANILFEKMEENGCTPSIITYDILLRRFCQSNKSEEVVRLLHKMVQRDVSPDVSICTIVVDMLCKDEKYKECLDLLPRFPVQER, encoded by the coding sequence ATGGCTTCAACTTCCCAAATTCCTATCTTCCTACGCAATTGCAAGACAGGTAACATTACTGCAATTCAAgcatttcatttctttgatcTAATGGTGCGTTCATATCCTATCTCCCCCGTTTCTTCTTTCAATCGCTTACTCGGTGGGCTTGCTAAGATTAACCATTACTCTCAACTATTTTCTCTCTATAATAAAATGTGCCTTGCTGGACTTTCTCCCAGTGTCGTTACACTGAATATATTGGTGAATTGCCTTTGTAATGTCAATCGGGTTAGCGAAGCTCTTGCGGCCTTGGCGGGGATTTTAAGGAGAGGTTATATTCCTGATATAGTCACATATAACACCTTGATTAAGGGATTGTGTATGGAGCATAGGATAAGTGAAGCCACACGGTTATTTCTTAGAATGCAAAAATTAGGTTGTACGCCCAATGTGGTTACTTATGGGACTTTGATCAAGGGGCTATGCCAAACCGGGAATGTTAACATTGCACTTAAGTTGCATCAAGAAATGCTCAATGACACTAGTCAATATGGGATTAATTGTAAGCCTAATGTTATTTCATATAGTATCATCATAGATGGCCTTTGTAAGGTTGGACGTGAAGATGAGGCAAAAGAAACTTTTGAGGAAATGAAAGCTCAGGGAATGGTTCCCAATGTCATTTCATATAGCTCCTTGATTCATGGATTTTGTTGTGCTGGAAAGTGGGAGGAGTCTAAACAATTGTTTGATGAGATGGTGGATCAAGGTGTTCAACCAAATAAGGTCACATTTAGTGTGTTGATTGATACGCTTTGCAAGGAAGGAAAGGTTATTGAGGCTAAGAAGTTGCTAGAACTGATGATTGAGAGCGGTATTGTTCCTAATGTGTTTACGTATAATTCATTGCTTAAGGGATTTTGTATGGTTGGTGATCTTAATAGTGCGAGGGAATTATTTGTTAGCATGCCAAGCAAGGGATGCGAACCTGATGTGATTTCTTACACTGTGCTAATTAATGGGTATTGTAAAACCTTGAAGGTGGAAGAAGCAATGAAGCTTTACAATGAAATGCTTCTTGTGGGAAAGAGGCCAAATGTGATAACATATGGTGCCTTGTTAACAGGCCTTTTTCTGGCAGGTAAGGTTGGTGATGCAAAGAAGCTATTTAGTGCCATGAAAGCTCATGGTATTGCTGAGAATTCATGTATATATAGTATTTTCTTAGATGGGTTGTGTAAGAATGGTTGTTTATTTGAAGCAATGGAACTTTTTACCAAGCTAAAATCATACAACTTCAAATTGGAAATTGAAACCTATAGTTGTCTAATTGATGGCCTATGCAAAGCAGGAAAACTGGAAACTGCTTGGGAGCTTTTTGAAAAACTATCCCAAGAAGGGCTTCAACCAAATGTTGTGACTTATAACATTATGATCAGTGGGTTTTGTAAAGCGGGACTAGTAGATAAGGcaaatattttgtttgaaaagatggaagaaaatgGTTGTACTCCTAGCATAATTACTTATGATATCCTTCTGCGTCGTTTCTGCCAAAGTAATAAATCAGAGGAGGTGGTTAGACTTCTCCATAAGATGGTTCAAAGGGATGTATCACCAGATGTTAGCATTTGCACCATAGTCGTTGACATGCTCTGCAAAGATGAGAAATATAAAGAATGTCTAGACTTGCTTCCAAGATTTCCAGTCCAAGAGCGTTGA